GGGTCATCCCCGGAGCGAAGCATTCTCGGCTCCCACGGGAAGTGGACACCGCCGACCGGAATCTCCTCCTTGCGGAGGACATCAGGCTGTTTCATACGGAGGACGCACCAGTTCTGACAGTTCGTCAGTATTGAACATTGCAGCCGCCCCGGCTACGTTCCGCGACATCCAGCACGGCTCGGAGAGGTGGTCGCATGGCCGAAGTCAGCGCGGAGTCACGCATCGGGGCGCCGGCCGAGAAGGTGTGGGCCCGGCTCACGGACTGGTCCGCGTACGGCGAGTGGAACACGACCCACACCGGTTTCCCGTCGGGCGGCCCCGAACCCCTCGAAGTGGGCGCGACCTTCCAGGAGAACATGCGGCTGATGAACTTCCCGGCGGAGGTGGAGTGGACCGTCGAGGAGCTGGAACCGGCCCGGGTCCTCGCCATCCGCGGCAAGGGCCCGATGGCCGTGACCGTGGCGACGCGCTACACGCTCACGCCCGACGGCGACGCGACGAGGGTCCGGATCGACGGCACGTTCACGGGCGCGACGGTGTCCCTGATGACGGGAAAGCTCAAGGACTCGGCCACGGCGGCCCTCAACGAGTCGCTGCGCAGGCT
This genomic stretch from Streptomyces sp. Go-475 harbors:
- a CDS encoding SRPBCC family protein, whose amino-acid sequence is MAEVSAESRIGAPAEKVWARLTDWSAYGEWNTTHTGFPSGGPEPLEVGATFQENMRLMNFPAEVEWTVEELEPARVLAIRGKGPMAVTVATRYTLTPDGDATRVRIDGTFTGATVSLMTGKLKDSATAALNESLRRLDGLVT